In the genome of Blastocatellia bacterium, one region contains:
- a CDS encoding tetratricopeptide repeat protein gives MLSYKLALLYGRNNDLTNSELEFQNVLRNTKNRFILSTAYFNLGFINEKRGSLDKALELYQTGLKLNPTGQNSQQVQAIIKELTENLSSKTQEK, from the coding sequence ATGCTTAGTTATAAATTAGCTTTACTTTATGGTAGAAACAATGATTTAACAAATTCAGAATTAGAATTTCAAAATGTTTTAAGAAATACTAAAAACCGTTTTATTTTATCAACAGCATATTTTAATCTAGGTTTTATTAATGAAAAAAGAGGATCTCTGGATAAAGCTTTAGAATTATACCAAACAGGATTAAAACTTAATCCTACAGGACAAAATTCTCAACAAGTACAAGCAATAATAAAAGAATTAACTGAAAATTTAAGCTCAAAAACACAGGAAAAATAA